One part of the Drosophila teissieri strain GT53w chromosome 3R, Prin_Dtei_1.1, whole genome shotgun sequence genome encodes these proteins:
- the LOC122619426 gene encoding ubiquitin-conjugating enzyme E2-17 kDa codes for MSTPARRRLMRDFKRLQEDPPTGVSGAPTDNNIMIWNAVIFGPHDTPFEDGTFKLTIEFTEEYPNKPPTVRFVSKVFHPNVYADGGICLDILQNRWSPTYDVSAILTSIQSLLSDPNPNSPANSTAAQLYKENRREYEKRVKACVEQSFID; via the exons ATGTCAACACCCGCACGCAGACGTCTTATGAGAGATTTTAAAAG ACTTCAAGAGGATCCACCCACGGGTGTCTCGGGCGCGCCAACAGATAATAATATTATGATATGGAATGCTGTGATTTTTGGTCCACACGATACACCATTCGAGGACGGAACCTTTAAGTTAACCATAGAATTTACGGAAGAGTATCCAAACAAACCGCCAACAGTTCGATTCGTATCGAAAGTATTTCATCCCAATGTGTACGCAGATGGTGGAATATGCTTGGACATATTGCAGAACCGCTGGAGTCCCACATACGATGTGTCAGCCATATTAACATCCATACAG TCACTGCTGAGCGATCCCAATCCCAACTCACCGGCTAActccaccgccgcccagcTTTATAAAGAAAATCGGCGCGAGTACGAGAAGCGCGTGAAAGCCTGCGTGGAGCAGAGTTTTATCGATTAG